A region of Stegostoma tigrinum isolate sSteTig4 chromosome 5, sSteTig4.hap1, whole genome shotgun sequence DNA encodes the following proteins:
- the LOC132209621 gene encoding lysosomal acid phosphatase-like: protein MAAGSEAPSVRFWDLLLVLAVLGLVWAAEGRRLHFVNLVYRHGDRSPIHTFKTDPYKPKDWPQGFGQLTQVGMRQQYELGQFLRERYKDFLNSSYDRQEIYIRSTDIDRTLMSAEADLAGLYPPHGQQVFLTNLNWQPIPVHTVPTTDDRLQNETKNCWEYKNTMQDNQDFLKTLAKNTGTPFANMSLFDLWMIYDALFCEVSDKVTMN, encoded by the exons ATGGCTGCTGGCTCCGAGGCGCCGAGTGTCCGTTTCTGGGACCTGCTGCTCGTTCTGGCGGTGCTCGGCTTGGTGTGGGCGGCGGAGGGAAGGAGGCTGCATTTTGTCAACCTGGTGTATCGCCATGGAGACCGATCACCAATCCATACATTCAAAACAGATCCGTATAAACCGAAGGATTGGCCGCAAGGCTTTGGACAGCTTACACAG GTTGGGATGAGGCAGCAGTATGAGCTGGGCCAGTTCCTGCGAGAACGTTATAAAGATTTCCTCAACTCCTCGTACGACCGGCAAGAG ATTTACATTCGGAGTACAGATATTGACCGGACTCTGATGAGTGCTGAGGCAGATTTGGCTGGTCTCTACCCTCCACATGGACAACAGGTCTTCCTTACCAATCTTAATTGGCAGCCAATCCCTGTGCATACAGTACCAACAACAGATGACAGG TTGCAGAATGAGACGAAGAATTGCTGGGAATACAAGAACACCATGCAGGATAACCAG GACTTCCTGAAGACACTCGCTAAAAACACTGGAACTCCCTTTGCAAACATGTCACTGTTTGATCTGTGGATGATTTACGATGCTCTGTTCTGTGAGGTGAGTGACAAAGTTACGATGAACTGA